One part of the Alistipes onderdonkii genome encodes these proteins:
- a CDS encoding hemolysin family protein, translated as MLTSVILIILMLLLSAFFSGMEIAFTSKNRLKLEIDRKQSRMFDHIAEIFSRHPGQYITTILVGNNIALVIYSLYMSLLLRGIFYALGWESIARNGSVAIETAVSTVIIIFAAEFLPKSIFRNNPNFYYRALAPVIYFFYLLLYPIARLTTLISHGILRLAGRRVEERAVSHSFGRDDLAALLDTNTSEPRPEPDNEFKLFQNALDFADLRVRDCMVPRVDVEAVDIDDTSIGQLTARFVDSKYSRIFVWRKSIDNIVGYVNSKSLFTRPANIADVMMQVNFVPETMPLQLMLQNFIKHRSNIAVVIDEFGGTAGVISLEDVLEQIFGEIEDEHDIPDLTEKQVGQDEYVLSCRLEVKYLNEKYGLGIEESKEYDTLAGFIIFNYDGIPTAGETVFIGGLQLRILRTTRSRIELARVKKL; from the coding sequence ATGCTTACTTCGGTCATACTGATTATCTTAATGCTGTTGTTGTCGGCATTTTTTTCGGGCATGGAGATCGCTTTTACGAGCAAGAACCGCCTGAAGCTGGAGATCGACCGCAAACAGAGCCGCATGTTCGACCATATCGCGGAGATTTTTTCCCGCCACCCCGGGCAGTATATCACCACGATACTGGTGGGCAACAACATTGCCCTGGTCATCTATTCGCTTTACATGTCGTTGCTGCTGCGCGGCATCTTCTATGCGCTGGGGTGGGAAAGCATCGCCCGCAACGGTTCGGTCGCCATCGAAACGGCCGTGTCGACCGTCATCATCATCTTTGCTGCGGAGTTCCTTCCCAAGTCGATCTTCCGCAACAACCCCAATTTCTATTACCGTGCCCTGGCGCCGGTGATCTATTTCTTCTACCTGCTGCTCTATCCGATCGCCCGTCTCACGACGCTCATCTCGCATGGCATCCTGCGCCTGGCGGGGCGCCGTGTCGAGGAACGGGCCGTGTCGCACAGCTTCGGCCGCGACGACCTCGCGGCACTGCTCGATACCAATACGTCGGAACCGCGCCCCGAGCCGGACAACGAGTTCAAACTTTTCCAGAATGCGTTGGATTTCGCCGACCTGCGGGTTCGCGACTGCATGGTGCCGCGTGTGGATGTCGAGGCGGTGGATATCGACGACACGTCGATCGGGCAGCTCACGGCGCGGTTCGTCGATTCGAAATATTCGCGTATTTTCGTCTGGCGCAAGAGTATCGACAACATCGTCGGTTATGTCAATTCGAAGAGCCTGTTCACGCGCCCGGCCAATATCGCCGACGTGATGATGCAGGTCAATTTCGTGCCCGAGACCATGCCGCTGCAGCTGATGTTGCAGAATTTCATCAAGCACCGCAGCAACATCGCCGTGGTGATCGACGAGTTCGGCGGGACGGCGGGCGTCATTTCGCTCGAGGACGTGCTCGAACAGATTTTCGGCGAGATAGAGGACGAACACGACATACCCGACCTTACCGAAAAGCAGGTCGGCCAGGACGAGTATGTCCTCTCCTGCCGGCTGGAGGTGAAATACCTCAATGAAAAATACGGGCTGGGGATCGAAGAAAGCAAGGAATACGATACGCTGGCGGGCTTCATCATCTTCAATTACGACGGGATCCCGACCGCCGGGGAAACGGTTTTCATCGGCGGCCTGCAGTTGCGCATACTGCGTACGACGCGTTCGCGTATCGAGCTGGCGAGGGTCAAGAAATTGTAG
- the lptC gene encoding LPS export ABC transporter periplasmic protein LptC, protein MDRFIARYVMVALSVVGSAILLFSCEREEEPESESRIEMMMTEYSENLSVVMSQNGRRSYHFKTPLLEGYSLAREPYREFPKGVEMTTYKDDSLSSVDAVLTANYAIHYETRDLWEARGNVVVEKSDGKKLYTQQLFWNARTKKIYSNVDSKIVQNDGRDVFIGEGFESDEEFKDWRFRRMKGRMEVEVKPNESDSTAVPEPAGRTSDSPRSATDRPAAPVAAQPAAPLSEEPPLAAPAVRPDGEEELRPAEPVGEIQPLRRAVHADEAGE, encoded by the coding sequence ATGGACAGATTTATCGCAAGATACGTGATGGTAGCACTCTCCGTTGTGGGGAGTGCTATCTTGCTATTCTCTTGCGAGCGTGAAGAAGAACCCGAATCGGAGTCCCGGATAGAGATGATGATGACCGAATACAGCGAAAACCTGTCGGTTGTCATGTCGCAGAACGGCCGCCGTTCGTATCATTTCAAAACCCCGCTGCTCGAAGGTTATTCGCTGGCGCGCGAGCCTTACCGCGAATTCCCCAAGGGGGTGGAGATGACTACCTATAAGGACGATTCGCTCTCGTCGGTCGATGCCGTGCTGACGGCCAACTATGCGATCCATTACGAGACCCGCGACCTGTGGGAGGCGCGGGGAAATGTCGTGGTCGAGAAATCGGACGGCAAGAAACTCTATACGCAACAGCTGTTCTGGAACGCGCGAACCAAGAAAATCTATTCGAACGTCGATTCGAAAATCGTGCAGAACGACGGCCGCGACGTGTTTATCGGCGAAGGTTTCGAGTCGGACGAGGAGTTCAAGGACTGGCGCTTCCGCCGTATGAAAGGGCGCATGGAGGTCGAGGTCAAACCTAACGAATCCGATTCTACGGCTGTGCCCGAACCTGCCGGCCGGACTTCGGATTCGCCCCGCTCTGCGACAGACCGGCCTGCCGCTCCGGTTGCGGCGCAGCCTGCGGCACCGCTTTCCGAGGAGCCGCCTTTGGCAGCACCAGCTGTCCGCCCCGACGGGGAGGAGGAGCTCCGCCCGGCCGAACCGGTCGGTGAAATCCAGCCCCTCCGGCGTGCCGTACATGCGGACGAAGCGGGGGAGTAA
- a CDS encoding tetratricopeptide repeat protein, with amino-acid sequence MKNVKFLLSAALVFLASAALAQDFSGPQYAKWGATPEEREQNILNSNFLKESCDNRDYDAAAHYLKGLIDKIPDAAESIYQRGAVVYKNKINRAKSVAEKNMFIDSLMLMYDMRAQYFGDNVKPGKTAFILDQKAREFLRYKPNDRKGIREAFRAAIAQGGDSTDPETVVAYFSNLCEDYKNTDEVMPDEIIAEYDRLTPFFEKNPEAGDYKSQFDAAFGLSGAASCENLENLFRGKLEAAPDDEALLAQAVALMSRAKCDGDFYFSIAEKYYTVKPSSETAMFLAQAFQSKGDYTKAMKYLNEALAVETDPAERQLLLVRMALVGLVSNDIQGAASAARQARDLNPEDGVPYFVLAQCYGISAAHCEGFAGPATFWAAYDTMAKAVELLPNDSEYREPAKTSMNAFRSRFPTSEECFFNELQEGARYTVNCGTAAGVSTTVRPR; translated from the coding sequence ATGAAAAACGTAAAATTTCTGCTTTCTGCCGCTTTGGTATTTTTGGCTTCGGCGGCTTTGGCTCAGGATTTCAGTGGCCCGCAATATGCGAAATGGGGCGCTACTCCCGAAGAGCGTGAACAGAACATTCTGAACAGTAATTTCCTGAAAGAATCGTGCGACAACCGTGACTACGATGCCGCAGCACACTACCTCAAGGGGCTTATCGACAAGATACCCGATGCTGCGGAGTCGATCTACCAGCGCGGTGCCGTCGTGTATAAGAACAAGATCAACCGTGCCAAGAGCGTGGCGGAGAAGAACATGTTCATCGACTCGCTGATGCTGATGTACGATATGCGTGCCCAGTATTTCGGCGATAACGTCAAGCCCGGCAAGACGGCCTTTATCCTCGACCAGAAGGCGCGCGAGTTCCTGCGCTACAAACCCAACGACCGCAAGGGCATCCGCGAGGCATTCCGCGCGGCAATCGCGCAGGGCGGCGACAGCACCGACCCCGAGACCGTGGTGGCCTATTTCTCGAACCTCTGCGAGGATTATAAGAATACCGACGAGGTGATGCCCGATGAGATCATCGCCGAGTACGACCGCCTGACCCCGTTCTTCGAGAAGAACCCCGAGGCCGGCGATTACAAGTCGCAGTTCGACGCGGCTTTCGGCCTGAGCGGCGCGGCCAGCTGCGAGAACCTCGAAAATCTGTTCCGCGGCAAGCTGGAGGCTGCTCCCGACGATGAGGCGTTGCTGGCGCAGGCCGTAGCCCTGATGTCGCGTGCCAAGTGCGACGGCGATTTCTATTTCTCGATTGCCGAGAAATACTATACGGTGAAACCTTCGTCCGAAACTGCGATGTTCCTTGCGCAGGCCTTCCAGAGCAAGGGCGACTATACGAAGGCCATGAAATACCTCAATGAAGCGCTTGCCGTCGAGACGGATCCCGCTGAGCGTCAGCTGCTGCTGGTGCGCATGGCGCTGGTAGGTTTGGTTTCCAACGACATCCAGGGCGCCGCATCGGCTGCCCGTCAGGCCCGCGATCTGAACCCCGAGGACGGTGTGCCGTATTTCGTACTGGCTCAGTGCTACGGTATTTCGGCAGCTCATTGTGAAGGTTTCGCCGGGCCGGCTACCTTCTGGGCAGCTTACGACACGATGGCCAAGGCCGTCGAGCTGCTGCCGAACGATTCGGAATACCGCGAACCTGCCAAAACCTCGATGAACGCATTCCGCAGCCGTTTCCCGACTTCGGAGGAGTGCTTCTTCAACGAGTTGCAGGAAGGCGCACGCTATACCGTCAACTGCGGTACGGCTGCCGGTGTGTCGACTACTGTGCGTCCCCGCTAA
- a CDS encoding OmpP1/FadL family transporter: MQVKNTLIKLVVAAAVMLPYAVSAQTSSINAFSPYTMYGIGEINTPGTTQMRSMGGVGVAMGTPGKINLLNPAAYSTIPQKSFLFSFGLEGQNYYNSQKVDNMSKNTAYNTFNFHDIAFQMPVAKKLGLGFSLTPYSSVGYRTKYTQDFDPNDPVWGNVGRVQYVYQGEGDVTEVKVGLGWEIFKNFSLGVAAQYYWGDIDRSFVMTPTPITGDGTFSSTVGSDNYSISSIKGQVGVLWKAVMNQKRMLTFGATYDFGGNLNPDVTKRIYIGDLYNSTVKGDTTHLALALPRQLSVGAYYMTSKWTIGLDYVYQNWTGGNKATEMTGISGPDKSAYEVAYTNTSMVKVGVEYTPNYYDVRRFMKRWAYRAGFRYGTYNQTYDGNKIGEYAVTLGVGVPVKFLGSSTIDVGVEYGRRGYNLSERLGLVRQQYFKFSVGFSLFAGAENGEYWFRRPKYD; the protein is encoded by the coding sequence ATGCAAGTGAAGAACACCTTGATTAAGCTGGTTGTCGCGGCAGCCGTGATGCTTCCTTATGCCGTATCGGCCCAGACAAGCAGTATTAACGCATTCTCTCCCTATACGATGTACGGCATCGGCGAGATCAATACGCCCGGTACGACGCAGATGCGCTCGATGGGCGGCGTCGGGGTGGCCATGGGCACTCCGGGCAAAATCAATCTGCTCAACCCTGCAGCGTACAGCACCATCCCGCAAAAGAGTTTCCTCTTCAGTTTCGGCCTCGAGGGACAGAATTACTACAATTCGCAGAAGGTGGACAATATGTCCAAAAACACGGCCTATAATACGTTCAATTTCCACGATATCGCGTTCCAGATGCCGGTCGCCAAGAAACTCGGCCTCGGGTTCAGCCTCACGCCGTACAGTTCGGTGGGCTACCGTACCAAGTATACGCAGGATTTCGACCCGAACGATCCGGTTTGGGGCAATGTGGGACGCGTGCAGTACGTCTATCAGGGCGAAGGCGACGTGACGGAGGTCAAGGTCGGCCTGGGCTGGGAGATTTTCAAGAATTTCTCGTTGGGTGTCGCGGCGCAGTATTACTGGGGCGACATCGACCGCAGCTTCGTGATGACCCCGACGCCGATCACGGGCGACGGAACCTTCTCGTCGACGGTCGGCAGCGACAATTACAGCATTTCGAGCATCAAAGGACAGGTCGGTGTTCTCTGGAAGGCTGTCATGAACCAGAAACGCATGCTGACGTTCGGCGCTACGTACGATTTCGGCGGCAACCTGAATCCCGATGTGACCAAGCGGATCTATATCGGCGACCTGTACAACTCCACCGTGAAGGGCGATACGACCCATTTGGCACTTGCCTTGCCGCGTCAGCTTTCGGTGGGGGCTTATTATATGACCTCGAAATGGACGATCGGGCTTGACTATGTCTATCAGAACTGGACCGGCGGCAATAAGGCGACCGAAATGACCGGGATCAGCGGGCCGGACAAATCTGCATACGAAGTGGCCTATACCAATACGAGCATGGTGAAAGTGGGCGTGGAGTATACGCCGAACTATTACGACGTGCGCAGGTTCATGAAACGCTGGGCCTACCGGGCGGGTTTCCGTTACGGAACCTACAACCAGACCTACGACGGCAATAAAATCGGCGAATACGCCGTTACGTTGGGTGTAGGGGTGCCTGTGAAGTTCCTCGGCAGTTCGACCATCGACGTGGGCGTGGAATACGGACGTCGCGGCTATAACCTTTCCGAGCGCCTGGGACTGGTGCGGCAGCAGTATTTCAAATTCTCGGTCGGATTCTCGCTCTTTGCGGGTGCCGAGAACGGGGAATACTGGTTCCGCAGGCCGAAATACGATTAG
- a CDS encoding type III pantothenate kinase, with amino-acid sequence MNLVVDFGNTLVKLAVFDKGELVAQRCMERLHPSVLEELLSEWPVRRAVVASTRGEVDDVAAMLRRRVDYLLEFTSQTPVPIGNAYLTPETLGRDRLAAAVGATVLYPGENVLIVDFGTAVTIDLVTADNTFRGGCISPGVTMRFRALHDYTAKLPLCAATGGEGLSGLTTEEAIELGVMNGIAFEIEGYVTRMREKIDGLRVIFTGGDAKFFVKRIKNTIFANCNLVFCGLNRILEHNASEEHLD; translated from the coding sequence TTGAATTTAGTCGTAGATTTCGGGAACACCCTGGTAAAACTCGCGGTTTTCGACAAGGGGGAGCTTGTCGCGCAGCGCTGCATGGAGCGGTTGCACCCGTCGGTGCTCGAAGAACTGCTCTCCGAATGGCCCGTGCGCCGCGCCGTGGTGGCGTCGACGCGCGGCGAGGTCGATGACGTGGCGGCGATGCTCCGCCGCCGGGTGGATTACCTGCTGGAGTTCACCTCCCAGACCCCCGTGCCCATCGGCAACGCGTACCTTACGCCCGAGACGCTGGGGCGCGACAGGCTGGCCGCAGCCGTCGGCGCGACGGTGCTCTATCCGGGTGAGAACGTGCTGATCGTCGATTTCGGTACGGCGGTGACCATAGACCTGGTGACGGCCGACAATACGTTCCGGGGCGGCTGCATCTCCCCGGGCGTGACGATGCGTTTCAGGGCGCTGCATGACTATACGGCCAAGCTGCCGCTGTGTGCCGCGACCGGGGGCGAAGGGCTCTCGGGGCTTACGACCGAAGAGGCCATCGAACTGGGCGTGATGAACGGGATCGCCTTCGAAATAGAAGGTTACGTCACCCGCATGCGGGAAAAAATCGACGGCTTGCGCGTAATTTTTACCGGTGGGGATGCAAAATTCTTTGTTAAACGAATTAAAAATACGATATTTGCAAATTGTAATCTGGTCTTTTGCGGATTGAATAGAATTTTAGAGCACAATGCAAGTGAAGAACACCTTGATTAA
- the mfd gene encoding transcription-repair coupling factor — protein sequence MTASEQLAQFAAGSKALPKLCREYKKESATVHLKELVGGALSFYAAAAVAKTGGVHIFVAEDRDAAAYLLNDFYNLLDEKQVYFFPSSYKRSAAYGAEDAQGVVQRTAAMNAVRGFTKGYLVVCTYPEALAERVVDAATLQRDTIAVKLGDKISIAVLEDALADANFTRVDFVYEPGQYSVRGGIVDVFSYSESKPYRIDFFGDEVDSIRRFNISSQLSADKLDRVEIVPNLNAGEAPRVSFVQFAGSGATCWFYDVDYVLRRVNDLRRKVLADMEEPGRIDGLLTSRNVLLRDMAGNSVVALRDNLPERPATVAVVFDTAPQPKFNKNFEMLADDMIRNSLRGYATYILSENKVQVERLENIFHQIGRGQAAVRSLSVTLHEGFVDNDLKLCLYTDHQIFDRYQRYRINGEIRRDEQMTVAELNQLRPGDYVVHIDHGVGRFDGLVKINENGKVHEAIKLVYKDGDVLFVNVHSLHRISRYKSGDGEPPKVYKLGNGAWQKLKNAAKKAVKDISRELIALYAKRKASKGFAFTPDSYLQHELEASFQWEDTPDQQTTVAAVKKDMESDQPMDRLVCGDVGFGKTEVAIRAAFKAAVDGKQVAVLVPTTILALQHYRSFSERLRDFPVRVEYLNRTKTAKEAGQIRADLESGRIDILIGTHKILGKQIKFRDLGLLIIDEEQKFGVAAKEKLTQMAVNVDTLTLTATPIPRTLQFSLMGSRDLSVISTPPPNRQPIVTESHVFSVEIIRDAVEAELARGGQVYFVHNRVEDLMSIQGLITRVCPKARVAVGHGKMPAEKLEKLIMDFIYGEFDVLVSTTIIENGIDIPNANTIIVDNAQNFGLSDLHQLRGRVGRSNQKAYCYLLSPPEEMLSSDARRRLRAIEEFSDLGSGFNIAMQDLDIRGAGNLLGAEQSGFIADIGFETYQKIMNEAIAELRAEGLQVAGLGAAEQDVVEQMHYVDDAHIEIEVEAGLPDAYVAQQAERLKLYRELDSTKDEAALQAFESRLADRFGPLPREAQELLNVVRLRWEAIRLGIERVKVKNGLMILHFVGEQNSPYYKSDTFMELLRKVTQNPARFVLKQHNNRLAMTVRNVKDIEDGYKTLQQL from the coding sequence ATGACTGCCAGCGAGCAGCTGGCGCAGTTCGCCGCCGGGTCGAAGGCCCTGCCGAAATTGTGCCGCGAATATAAGAAGGAGAGCGCAACCGTCCACCTGAAAGAGCTGGTCGGCGGTGCTCTTTCGTTTTATGCGGCGGCGGCAGTGGCGAAAACGGGGGGCGTGCATATCTTCGTGGCCGAAGACCGGGATGCCGCGGCCTACCTGCTGAACGATTTTTACAACCTGCTGGACGAGAAGCAGGTCTATTTCTTCCCCTCGTCCTACAAGCGTTCGGCGGCCTACGGCGCCGAGGATGCCCAGGGCGTGGTGCAGCGCACCGCGGCGATGAACGCCGTGCGGGGCTTCACGAAGGGATACCTGGTGGTCTGCACCTATCCTGAGGCGCTGGCCGAACGGGTCGTCGACGCCGCGACCTTGCAGCGCGACACGATTGCCGTGAAGCTCGGCGACAAGATTTCGATCGCCGTGCTGGAAGACGCCCTTGCGGATGCGAACTTCACGCGCGTCGATTTCGTCTACGAACCGGGGCAGTACTCCGTGCGCGGTGGTATCGTCGATGTTTTTTCCTATTCGGAAAGCAAGCCTTACCGGATCGACTTTTTCGGCGACGAGGTCGACTCGATCCGCCGTTTCAATATTTCGAGCCAGCTCTCGGCCGACAAGCTCGACCGGGTGGAAATCGTCCCCAACCTCAATGCCGGCGAGGCACCCCGGGTGTCGTTCGTGCAGTTCGCAGGTTCTGGGGCAACCTGCTGGTTCTACGATGTCGACTATGTGCTGCGCCGCGTCAACGACCTGCGCCGCAAGGTGCTCGCGGACATGGAGGAGCCCGGGCGGATAGACGGCCTGCTGACCAGCCGCAACGTGCTGCTGCGCGACATGGCCGGCAACAGCGTGGTGGCGCTGCGCGACAACCTGCCGGAACGCCCCGCCACGGTGGCCGTGGTGTTCGACACGGCCCCGCAGCCCAAGTTCAACAAGAATTTCGAGATGCTGGCCGACGACATGATCCGCAATTCGCTGCGGGGCTATGCGACCTACATCCTCTCGGAGAACAAGGTGCAGGTCGAACGCCTCGAAAACATCTTCCACCAGATAGGGCGCGGGCAGGCCGCCGTGCGGTCGCTCTCCGTTACGCTGCACGAGGGGTTCGTGGACAACGACCTGAAACTGTGCCTCTATACCGACCACCAGATTTTCGACCGTTACCAGCGTTACCGCATCAACGGCGAGATCCGGCGCGACGAGCAGATGACCGTCGCCGAGCTGAACCAGCTCCGCCCGGGCGACTATGTGGTGCATATCGACCACGGCGTGGGGCGTTTCGACGGGCTGGTGAAGATCAACGAGAACGGCAAGGTGCACGAGGCTATCAAGCTGGTATACAAGGATGGCGACGTGTTGTTCGTAAACGTCCATTCGCTCCACCGCATTTCGCGTTACAAGTCCGGCGACGGCGAGCCGCCGAAGGTCTATAAACTCGGCAACGGGGCATGGCAGAAACTCAAGAACGCCGCCAAGAAGGCCGTCAAGGATATCTCGCGCGAGCTGATCGCCCTCTATGCCAAGCGCAAGGCCAGCAAAGGGTTCGCATTCACACCCGACAGTTACCTGCAGCACGAGCTGGAGGCGTCGTTCCAGTGGGAGGACACCCCCGACCAGCAGACGACCGTCGCGGCCGTCAAGAAGGACATGGAGTCCGACCAGCCGATGGACAGGCTGGTCTGCGGCGACGTGGGCTTCGGCAAAACCGAGGTGGCGATCCGCGCGGCATTCAAGGCCGCCGTGGACGGCAAGCAGGTGGCGGTGCTGGTGCCGACGACGATCCTCGCCCTGCAACACTACCGCTCCTTTTCGGAGCGCCTGCGCGATTTCCCCGTGCGGGTCGAGTATCTCAACCGCACCAAGACCGCCAAGGAGGCGGGGCAGATACGTGCCGACCTCGAATCGGGGCGTATCGACATCCTGATCGGCACCCATAAAATACTGGGCAAGCAGATCAAATTCCGTGACCTGGGGCTGCTGATCATCGACGAGGAACAGAAGTTCGGCGTCGCGGCCAAGGAGAAACTCACGCAGATGGCCGTCAACGTCGATACGCTGACCCTGACGGCGACGCCGATCCCGCGCACGCTGCAATTTTCGCTCATGGGCTCGCGCGACCTGTCGGTCATCTCGACCCCGCCGCCTAACCGCCAGCCGATCGTCACCGAGTCGCATGTCTTCTCCGTGGAGATCATCCGCGATGCCGTCGAGGCCGAGCTCGCACGCGGCGGCCAGGTTTATTTCGTCCATAACCGCGTCGAAGACCTGATGTCCATCCAAGGGCTTATCACGCGTGTATGCCCCAAGGCCCGCGTGGCCGTCGGACACGGCAAGATGCCGGCCGAGAAGCTCGAGAAGCTGATCATGGATTTTATCTACGGGGAGTTCGACGTGCTCGTTTCGACCACGATCATCGAGAACGGCATCGACATCCCCAATGCCAATACGATCATCGTCGACAATGCCCAGAATTTCGGCCTGAGCGACCTGCATCAGTTGCGCGGGCGCGTGGGGCGCAGCAACCAGAAAGCCTACTGCTACCTGCTCTCGCCGCCCGAGGAGATGCTGTCGTCCGATGCGCGGCGCCGCCTGCGGGCGATCGAGGAGTTCTCCGACCTGGGGTCGGGGTTCAACATTGCGATGCAGGATCTCGACATCCGCGGCGCGGGCAACCTGCTGGGTGCCGAGCAGAGCGGGTTTATCGCCGACATCGGTTTCGAGACCTACCAGAAGATCATGAACGAGGCGATCGCCGAGCTGCGGGCCGAAGGCTTGCAGGTGGCGGGTCTGGGTGCCGCCGAGCAGGATGTCGTGGAGCAGATGCATTATGTGGATGACGCGCACATCGAAATAGAGGTCGAGGCCGGGCTGCCCGATGCCTACGTGGCACAGCAGGCCGAACGCCTGAAGCTCTACCGCGAGCTCGACTCGACCAAGGACGAAGCCGCGTTGCAGGCCTTCGAGAGCCGCCTGGCAGACCGTTTCGGCCCCCTGCCGCGCGAAGCGCAGGAACTGCTCAACGTCGTGCGCCTGCGCTGGGAGGCGATCCGCCTCGGCATCGAGCGGGTGAAGGTCAAGAACGGGCTGATGATCCTCCACTTCGTCGGCGAGCAGAACTCGCCCTATTACAAAAGCGATACCTTTATGGAGTTGCTCCGCAAGGTCACGCAAAATCCCGCCAGATTTGTGCTCAAACAGCACAATAATCGTCTGGCGATGACCGTTAGGAATGTCAAAGACATTGAGGACGGGTATAAAACACTGCAACAGCTTTGA
- a CDS encoding Rne/Rng family ribonuclease: MNRELIVNVNPTEISIALCEDKVLVELNKEQCQTGFSVGDIYLGKVRKIMPGLNAAFVNIGHEKDAFIHYLDLGSQFPSLQKLVASQQPGKRGMRVEGMKLEPPVEKTGKIGDYLQVGQNIMVQIAKEAISTKGPRLTSDISLAGRNVVLVPFSSKVFLSQKIRSADEKKRLKRIAAAVLPKNFGVIIRTAAMEAKDEDIEHDIQSQIDRWRKTCAAIKKSTPPAQLMSEMNRANTIIRDSLNGSFSQIAVDDEAMYNDIRNYIRLIEPEKEKIVKLYRGNVPIFDNFDISKQIKSLFAKYVSLRRGAYLIIEHTEAMNVIDVNSGNRTKAEDNQEQTAMDVNLAAAKEIARQLRLRDLGGIVIIDFIDLHKAQNKQALFDEMVKLMSTDKAKHTVLPLTKFGLMQITRQRVRPVAVEEVSDVCPTCNGTGKIEPTVLLDKKIENQISFLTQDRGHKYIKLVVSPYVAAFLRKGIWSLRRRWEWKYKLRLRVVEDQSLGIVEVHYHDDKDNDLINK, translated from the coding sequence ATGAACAGAGAATTAATCGTTAACGTCAACCCGACAGAAATCTCCATTGCGCTGTGTGAGGACAAGGTGCTTGTCGAACTCAACAAGGAGCAGTGCCAGACGGGTTTTTCCGTAGGAGATATCTACCTTGGGAAAGTACGCAAGATAATGCCCGGGCTCAATGCAGCCTTCGTAAACATCGGGCACGAAAAGGACGCTTTTATCCACTACCTCGACCTGGGAAGCCAGTTTCCCTCGTTGCAGAAGCTGGTCGCTTCGCAGCAGCCCGGCAAGCGGGGAATGCGCGTCGAGGGCATGAAGCTCGAACCGCCCGTCGAAAAGACGGGCAAGATCGGCGACTATCTTCAGGTCGGGCAGAACATCATGGTGCAGATCGCCAAGGAGGCCATTTCGACCAAGGGGCCCCGCCTGACCTCCGACATTTCGCTGGCCGGCCGCAACGTCGTACTGGTGCCCTTTTCGTCCAAGGTGTTCCTTTCGCAGAAGATCCGCTCGGCGGACGAGAAGAAACGCCTGAAGCGCATCGCGGCTGCGGTGCTCCCCAAGAATTTCGGGGTCATCATCCGCACGGCGGCCATGGAGGCCAAGGACGAGGACATCGAGCACGACATCCAGTCGCAGATCGACCGCTGGCGCAAGACCTGCGCCGCGATCAAGAAGAGTACGCCGCCCGCGCAGCTGATGAGCGAGATGAACCGCGCCAATACGATCATCCGCGATTCGCTCAACGGCTCGTTTTCGCAGATCGCCGTCGACGACGAGGCGATGTACAACGACATCCGCAATTACATCCGCCTGATCGAGCCCGAGAAGGAGAAGATCGTCAAGCTTTACCGGGGCAACGTCCCTATCTTCGACAACTTCGACATCTCGAAGCAGATCAAGTCGCTCTTCGCCAAGTACGTCTCGCTGCGCCGCGGCGCCTACCTGATCATCGAACACACCGAGGCGATGAACGTCATCGATGTCAATTCGGGCAACCGCACCAAGGCCGAGGACAACCAGGAGCAGACCGCCATGGACGTCAACCTGGCGGCCGCGAAGGAGATCGCCCGCCAGCTGCGCCTGCGCGATTTGGGGGGCATTGTCATCATCGACTTCATCGACCTGCACAAGGCGCAGAACAAACAGGCGCTCTTCGACGAGATGGTCAAGCTGATGTCCACCGACAAGGCCAAGCATACGGTGCTGCCGCTCACCAAGTTCGGGCTGATGCAGATCACCCGCCAGCGGGTGCGTCCCGTGGCCGTGGAGGAGGTGTCGGACGTCTGCCCGACCTGCAACGGCACGGGCAAGATCGAGCCTACGGTATTGCTGGACAAAAAGATCGAGAACCAGATATCGTTCCTCACGCAAGACCGGGGACACAAGTATATCAAGCTGGTTGTCAGCCCCTATGTGGCTGCTTTCCTGCGGAAGGGCATCTGGTCGCTGCGCCGCCGCTGGGAGTGGAAATACAAACTCCGCCTGCGTGTCGTCGAAGACCAGAGCCTCGGCATCGTCGAGGTGCATTACCACGATGACAAGGATAACGACCTGATTAACAAGTGA
- a CDS encoding HU family DNA-binding protein, with translation MTKADIVSEIAKSTGVEKVQVQAIVEAFMDSIKTSLTNKNNVYLRGFGSFIVKKRAKKVARNISKNTTITIPEHNIPAFKPAKSFAAKVK, from the coding sequence ATGACAAAGGCAGATATCGTAAGCGAAATCGCTAAGAGCACCGGCGTTGAGAAGGTGCAGGTTCAGGCAATCGTCGAAGCTTTCATGGATAGCATCAAGACCTCTCTGACCAACAAGAACAACGTGTATCTCCGCGGCTTCGGCAGCTTCATCGTGAAGAAACGTGCAAAGAAAGTCGCACGCAACATCTCGAAGAACACGACCATCACCATTCCGGAACATAACATCCCCGCTTTCAAGCCCGCCAAGAGCTTCGCTGCGAAGGTGAAATAA